In Prunus dulcis chromosome 1, ALMONDv2, whole genome shotgun sequence, the following are encoded in one genomic region:
- the LOC117638520 gene encoding 7-deoxyloganetin glucosyltransferase-like, with protein MGSIGLAEKPHAVCIPFPAQGHINPMLKVAKLLHYKGFHITFVNTEFNHKRLLKSRGPNSLDGLPSFRFKNIPDGLPPTDASVTQDIPSLCYSTRRHCLPHFRELLSKLNCSPDSPPVSCIVSDGVMSFTLDAAEELGIPEVLFWTTSACGFMSYVQYHRLIEKGLTPLKDASYLTNGYLETLIDWIPGMKDIRLRDIPTFMRTTDANDPILDFIVHETTRARKASAIILNTFYDLEHEVIDALSTLLSPIHCIGPLHLQLSQIPADNELKSIGSNLWTEEPECLEWLDTKEPNSVIYVNFGSITVMTSEQLIEFAWGLANSKHTFLWVIRPDLVGGESAVVPAEFVEETKERSLLANWCPQEQVLNHPAIGGFLTHSGWNSTLESVCGGVPMICWPFFAEQQTNCRFSCKEWGIGLEIDPDVKRDYVEGLVRKLMEGEEGKEMRKKTLEWKKLAKEATTGPNGLSFVDFDKVVNQVILAQRK; from the exons atgGGTTCAATTGGTTTGGCAGAGAAGCCTCATGCAGTTTGCATACCATTCCCAGCACAAGGCCACATAAACCCAATGCTCAAAGTAGCCAAGCTCCTCCACTACAAGGGCTTCCACATAACCTTTGTGAACACAGAGTTCAACCACAAACGCCTTCTTAAATCCAGAGGCCCCAACTCTCTCGATGGCCTTCCTTCCTTTCGGTTCAAAAACATTCCGGATGGCCTGCCTCCAACGGATGCTAGTGTCACCCAAGACATACCATCTCTGTGTTACTCCACCAGGAGACACTGCTTGCCTCACTTCAGAGAGCTTTTGTCTAAGCTCAACTGTTCCCCCGATTCTCCTCCTGTGAGTTGCATAGTTTCTGATGGTGTCATGAGCTTCACTCTTGATGCAGCAGAGGAATTAGGGATTCCAGAAGTGCTTTTCTGGACAACAAGTGCTTGTGGCTTCATGTCCTACGTTCAGTACCATCGTCTTATTGAAAAGGGTCTCACTCCTCTTAAAG ATGCCAGTTATTTGACAAACGGATACCTGGAGACTCTGATAGATTGGATACCAGGCATGAAAGATATCCGATTGAGGGACATCCCAACCTTCATGAGAACCACAGACGCAAACGACCCCATACTAGATTTTATCGTGCACGAAACAACACGAGCTAGAAAAGCCTCAGCTATCATTTTGAACACGTTTTATGACTTAGAACATGAAGTCATAGATGCACTTTCAACTTTGCTTTCACCTATTCACTGCATTGGACCTCTCCATCTGCAACTCAGCCAGATACCAGCAGACAACGAGTTGAAGTCAATCGGGTCAAATCTGTGGACAGAGGAACCAGAGTGTCTTGAATGGCTCGACACGAAAGAACCCAACTCTGTGATTTATGTCAATTTCGGAAGTATCACGGTCATGACATCTGAGCAGCTGATTGAGTTTGCTTGGGGGCTTGCAAACAGCAAGCATACATTTTTGTGGGTTATTAGGCCTGACCTTGTAGGGGGAGAATCAGCTGTGGTTCCGGCAGAGTTTGTGGAGGAGACGAAGGAAAGGAGCCTATTGGCGAATTGGTGCCCTCAAGAACAAGTCCTGAATCACCCGGCCATAGGAGGGTTCTTGACGCACAGTGGATGGAACTCTACGCTTGAAAGTGTGTGTGGTGGAGTGCCCATGATCTGTTGGCCCTTCTTTGCAGAGCAGCAGACCAATTGTAGGTTTAGTTGCAAAGAATGGGGGATAGGGTTGGAGATAGACCCTGATGTGAAAAGAGATTATGTGGAGGGGCTTGTGAGGAAGTTGATGGAGGGAGAGGAGGGCAAGGAGATGAGGAAGAAAACCTTGGAGTGGAAGAAGTTGGCAAAGGAGGCCACTACTGGTCCTAATGGGTTGTCTTTTGTGGATTTTGACAAAGTGGTCAACCAGGTGATTCTAGCGCAGAGGAAGTAG